From Sporosarcina sp. Te-1, the proteins below share one genomic window:
- a CDS encoding sensor domain-containing diguanylate cyclase has translation MSNKRYYSLIYFFFWLLIVPTGLILAWMNYMPESLDLFRLGMYSVMALLTSLFIVKFNGKPISLTMWVTMAVFLEYGLFIEMLISQIALFATLAVQKSPLPIVRRYFINSTMICITSVVAAFGFYLVGGEIGTDHFGIALIGLAVYRLFYTVSNLSILKLYFKFSGRSSVFTLRDIAFEYGSVVLLLPMSLTLYFLLGTIGESAFGLIGIPYIVTVTIIRQYSKSERVNSDLKRAGVIGNELAGITDVQHVRDQFIEKVSALFQSDHVYLFQNHGRWLESVRALVDDRFVENDCDSFQIGQGIAGMVLLKNEPAIYDRRDEWETTALHFTPADLESILCVPISHDDEVEFILLLGSRRKKAFREYQLKILDLLSSYFLVSLDKARYMQEALAKSEKCALTKLYNYKYLEEKLDVEMKRFRKGELDSLSVIMMDIDHFKQVNDTYGHQSGNDILASFARLLEENMPGEATVGRYGGEEFLILLPDYEKGEALALAELIRQKIKGTPFSIVPDLNKEKRQIEVFITSSIGVSASPDDTDEAMTLLRNADRALYIGAKQAGRDRVAEYVR, from the coding sequence ATGTCGAACAAGAGATATTATTCACTCATTTATTTCTTCTTTTGGCTGCTCATTGTTCCTACTGGACTTATTTTGGCATGGATGAATTATATGCCTGAATCATTGGACCTGTTTAGGCTTGGGATGTACTCTGTCATGGCTCTGTTAACGTCATTGTTCATTGTAAAGTTCAATGGCAAACCCATCTCATTGACAATGTGGGTAACGATGGCTGTTTTTCTGGAGTATGGCCTGTTCATTGAAATGCTGATTAGTCAAATAGCGCTTTTTGCAACCTTGGCCGTGCAAAAGAGTCCATTGCCGATTGTAAGAAGGTATTTTATCAACTCGACAATGATTTGCATCACCTCAGTGGTTGCTGCATTTGGTTTTTATCTTGTTGGCGGGGAAATTGGTACAGACCATTTTGGCATTGCTCTCATCGGTCTCGCTGTTTATCGGCTTTTTTACACGGTATCGAATTTATCGATCTTAAAACTCTACTTCAAGTTCAGTGGACGATCTTCGGTTTTTACGCTGCGCGATATTGCATTTGAATATGGCAGTGTCGTTCTCTTGCTCCCCATGTCATTGACTTTGTACTTTTTACTAGGAACAATCGGTGAAAGTGCGTTCGGTTTAATCGGGATACCGTATATAGTGACCGTAACCATTATCCGTCAATATAGTAAATCGGAGCGGGTCAACAGTGATTTGAAGAGGGCCGGCGTAATTGGAAACGAACTGGCTGGCATTACGGATGTGCAGCATGTTCGTGATCAATTCATTGAAAAGGTAAGCGCTTTGTTTCAGTCGGATCATGTATATTTATTTCAAAATCACGGCCGTTGGCTAGAATCAGTACGGGCTTTAGTGGACGACCGGTTCGTGGAAAATGATTGTGATTCATTTCAAATTGGCCAAGGAATCGCGGGAATGGTTCTATTGAAGAACGAGCCGGCTATCTATGATAGGAGAGATGAATGGGAAACTACTGCCTTACATTTTACGCCTGCCGATCTTGAAAGTATTCTTTGTGTCCCGATCTCCCATGATGATGAGGTGGAATTTATTCTCTTGCTTGGATCGAGAAGAAAAAAAGCTTTCAGAGAATACCAATTGAAGATTTTAGATTTACTAAGTTCCTATTTCCTCGTGTCACTCGATAAAGCGAGATATATGCAAGAAGCCCTTGCGAAGAGTGAAAAGTGTGCATTGACAAAGCTATATAACTATAAATACTTGGAAGAGAAATTAGATGTCGAAATGAAGAGATTTCGAAAAGGGGAACTCGATTCACTTTCCGTTATCATGATGGATATCGACCACTTTAAGCAAGTGAATGACACCTATGGCCATCAAAGTGGAAATGACATATTGGCTAGTTTTGCCAGATTACTGGAGGAAAATATGCCGGGTGAGGCGACAGTAGGCAGGTATGGCGGAGAAGAGTTTCTGATCCTTTTGCCTGATTATGAGAAGGGTGAAGCGCTTGCTTTGGCAGAATTAATTCGGCAAAAGATCAAAGGAACGCCGTTTTCTATTGTTCCGGATTTAAACAAGGAGAAACGGCAAATCGAAGTATTCATTACTTCAAGCATCGGTGTTTCTGCTTCACCTGATGATACGGATGAAGCGATGACTCTATTGCGAAATGCTGATCGGGCTCTCTATATCGGTGCGAAACAGGCGGGCCGGGACAGAGTTGCGGAATATGTGAGATGA
- a CDS encoding GGDEF domain-containing protein: protein MQYSAMQKRVILTLWLLLFPSGFYVGYRYFPIGHLDWLDIGVNLLVLVFIMMLPVRLNSVSLTLERWVLFYVFFHYGLLVEMVFIQLGVFLLLFSDRSSTSKVMRFAGNSVIFAIVSLTSAAIYYALGGILHEPSVGRLALLGFIYASAYSVMNNLLLLAYFKFMKYKAIGFWDSAWKDYLITILLLPFAISLCFLTEVLENKSFLLVGIPFILVLFITRRYVKSEGLHEVLTSATAIGHQLAGNLRVQDVLDTFISKLKTVIPYENAYIIDLREEKLEMLRVVEEGQIVEEARLFTCPERLVDGSGLDQEATNVLSNRKMISKLQRYQFAPPIQSVITTPIKRGTKTEGFLLLTASNRYIFTELHSKMVGVLAGYLMASIDKARYFEKTVEKSERCGLTGLHNFRYLERKMDEEMVRFHTKDIRQLSVILLDIDYFKSINDSYGHQSGNDLLCAFAELLQHHVQEGATLTRYGGEEFVILLPDVDKQQAFEIADSIRKEVKESTFRIIPDLATDRKVIHVNMTISAGVASIPQDASDAKDLLRKADRALYIGGKQAGRNRVGVYEDHKVNLLV, encoded by the coding sequence ATGCAATACAGTGCCATGCAAAAAAGAGTAATACTTACATTGTGGTTATTGCTATTCCCGTCCGGTTTTTATGTCGGCTACCGTTACTTTCCGATCGGTCATCTGGATTGGCTTGACATTGGAGTCAATCTGCTCGTTCTAGTGTTCATTATGATGTTGCCTGTCCGTTTGAACAGCGTTTCTTTGACGCTGGAACGTTGGGTTTTATTTTATGTGTTTTTTCATTATGGCCTGCTCGTTGAAATGGTTTTCATTCAGCTTGGAGTGTTCCTTCTATTATTTTCTGATCGTTCATCGACTTCCAAGGTAATGCGATTCGCTGGCAACTCGGTGATCTTCGCTATCGTTTCTTTAACAAGTGCCGCCATCTATTATGCATTAGGCGGGATCTTGCATGAACCCTCTGTCGGAAGGCTAGCATTGCTCGGATTCATTTATGCCTCTGCTTATTCTGTGATGAATAATTTGCTGCTACTGGCCTATTTTAAATTTATGAAATATAAGGCAATTGGCTTTTGGGATTCAGCCTGGAAGGATTATTTGATTACAATCCTGCTGCTGCCATTTGCCATCTCGTTATGTTTCTTGACTGAAGTGCTAGAAAATAAGTCATTTCTGCTCGTCGGCATCCCGTTTATCCTTGTGCTGTTCATAACAAGGCGTTATGTCAAATCGGAGGGACTGCATGAAGTTTTGACCTCCGCCACCGCAATCGGTCATCAATTGGCGGGAAATTTGCGAGTGCAGGATGTGCTTGACACCTTCATCAGTAAATTAAAGACAGTTATTCCTTATGAAAATGCGTATATCATCGATTTACGGGAGGAAAAACTTGAGATGCTCCGGGTGGTGGAAGAGGGACAAATTGTGGAGGAAGCGAGGTTGTTCACTTGTCCTGAAAGGTTGGTGGATGGGAGTGGACTGGATCAGGAGGCAACAAACGTCCTATCCAATCGAAAAATGATTAGCAAATTACAACGTTACCAGTTTGCACCGCCTATACAATCGGTCATCACCACGCCTATAAAAAGAGGTACGAAAACGGAAGGCTTCTTACTTTTAACTGCTAGCAACCGGTATATCTTTACCGAGTTGCATTCAAAAATGGTTGGTGTGCTCGCGGGCTATTTGATGGCTTCTATTGACAAAGCAAGGTATTTTGAAAAGACAGTGGAGAAAAGCGAACGTTGCGGTTTAACAGGGTTGCATAACTTCAGATATTTAGAGCGGAAAATGGACGAGGAGATGGTTCGTTTTCACACGAAAGACATCCGTCAGTTGTCTGTTATACTATTGGATATCGATTATTTCAAATCAATTAATGATTCGTATGGACACCAGAGCGGGAATGATCTTCTATGTGCATTTGCGGAATTACTGCAACACCATGTACAGGAAGGAGCTACGCTCACACGCTATGGAGGAGAGGAATTTGTCATCCTCCTGCCAGATGTGGACAAGCAGCAAGCTTTCGAAATCGCCGACTCAATACGCAAGGAAGTGAAGGAATCCACATTCCGCATTATCCCGGATCTTGCGACGGATCGGAAAGTAATCCATGTCAATATGACCATCAGTGCCGGGGTCGCCTCCATTCCGCAAGACGCGAGTGACGCAAAAGATTTGTTGCGCAAGGCGGATCGGGCCCTTTACATCGGCGGAAAGCAGGCAGGCCGTAATCGGGTTGGCGTATATGAAGATCATAAAGTAAATTTGCTAGTATAA